The sequence AGTGAACTCATAGTTTTCAAACTCATGTGGGGATACAAGTACTTACTGCAAAAGTTCTTATAAAAACTAAACACTAGTATTCCTTGATCTATACAAACTTTGTTTACGTGTGGGTGTGGTCTTTATTAGCACCTTGGAAACAAAATGAGCAGTATAACATAAAACTATGTACGTTTGCTCCATATATTATAAAACACAAAAGAGTACATAAAGTATATTCTTAAAACAAATACTAAAAATATGACTTTTCCTTTTCTTTCATAAAAAAACTTACCCGAAAATGAAAGTAGAGAAGTCGTCGAAGGGGCGCCTCCTTGCCGTGCTTTTGGCGAATGGAGTGGCACTACAAGGTAAACTCCACATCTTTTGTTGGAGATCGCCGAGGGCATGGCTATGGGTTGAAGATGGAGGTGAACGCCTCACCACTCGTCAGAGCAGAGACATAAATGAGCAAAAGAGCGAGAGTGGTGCTCAAGAAGAGATAAGGATGGCCAAGTGTGGTGCTCACGAAACATCGTTTTGAGGGTGACAGCTGGAATAGACAATGGAGTTGTCACTCAAATACATTTCTCTAGACTCAAATTCTAAGGAGTAGAACTATTCACCATAAAAATATTGTACTAGAAAACAAGATATTGATATTTTTTGATGTACACGGTCATCTATCAGCAACTAAAAAACAAAAAGAGTAATATAACACAAAACTATACACTTTTTTGTCAAAATATTATGGAACGCAACAAAATCCCAAAAAACGTTTGAAAACAAATAAATAATGCACTTTTCTTTTACATTTAAATGGTCTCTGACacgtttttttttgcgggggtggTCTCTGACACGTTGGGCCCACATGTAAGCCCAACCCGCAAATCATCCCGTGTAATCTTCTCCGGCCGACGAGGAGAGTGGGACGATCCACTCGCCGCCAGAGGATAGGCAGCACGACGGCCATGTCGTCCTCGCCTCTAACCGCCACGCCCACCCCTCTCCTGCCCGCCAAGTCCAAGAGCCCGCCATCGCACCACCCGCTCCTCCCCCACCTCCCGCACTGCACGAGCCTCCGGGCGCTCGCCCAGCTCCACGCCGCCGCCGTCAAGTCCGGCCTGGGCGCGTACCCGGCCTTCGTCACCAGGCTCCTCACGCTCTGCACCGAGCAGGGCGCCGCCCCGGCCCACCTCGCGTACGCccgccaggtgttcgacagaatccCCAGCCCGGGGGACGTCGTCTGGTACAACACGCTGCTGCGCGGGTACGCGCGCTCGGCCGACGGCGCCGCCCCACACGCCGAGGAGGCGGCGCGGGTGTTCGTGCGGATGCTGGAGGAGGGCGTCGCGCCGGACACGTACACGTTCGTGTCCCTGCTCAAGGCATGCGCAGCCGCGCAGGCCGGGGAGGAGGGCCGGCAGGCGCACGGCGTGGCCGTCAAGACCGGTGCCGCGGACCACGAGTACGTCCTGCCCACGCTGATCAACATGTATGCCGAGTGCGGGGACACGCAGTCCGCGCGCGCGATGTTCAGCAGGGTACCAGACGGGGACTGTGTGGTCTCGTACAACGCGATGATCACCACCGCCGTGAGGAGCAGCCGGCCCGGGGAGGCGCTGGTGCTGTTCCGGGAGATGCAGGCCAAGGGGCTCAAGCCGACGTCCGTGACGTTGACCAGCGTGCTCTCGGCGTGTGCACTACTGGGAGCATTGGAGCTGGGGAGGTGGATCCACGAGTATGTAAGGAAGGCAGGGCTTGACTCCCTCGTGAAGGTCAACACCGCGCTGATCGACATGTATGGAAAGTGTGGGAGCTTGGAGGATGCCATTGATGTGTTCCAGGGGATGGAATCAAGGGATAGGCAAGCTTGGTCCGTGATGATCGTGGCGTATGCTAACCACAGCTACGGCAGGGAGGCCATTTCGCTGTTCGAAGAGATGAAGAAGCAAGGGATAAAGCCTGATGCTATTACATTCCTAGGTGTGCTCTATGCATGTAGCCATTCTGGCATGGTGAGCGAAGGGCTACAATACTTTGACAGCATGAGAGAGTCTGGTATCAATCCTGGGGT comes from Triticum aestivum cultivar Chinese Spring chromosome 5B, IWGSC CS RefSeq v2.1, whole genome shotgun sequence and encodes:
- the LOC123113656 gene encoding pentatricopeptide repeat-containing protein At2g02980, chloroplastic produces the protein MSSSPLTATPTPLLPAKSKSPPSHHPLLPHLPHCTSLRALAQLHAAAVKSGLGAYPAFVTRLLTLCTEQGAAPAHLAYARQVFDRIPSPGDVVWYNTLLRGYARSADGAAPHAEEAARVFVRMLEEGVAPDTYTFVSLLKACAAAQAGEEGRQAHGVAVKTGAADHEYVLPTLINMYAECGDTQSARAMFSRVPDGDCVVSYNAMITTAVRSSRPGEALVLFREMQAKGLKPTSVTLTSVLSACALLGALELGRWIHEYVRKAGLDSLVKVNTALIDMYGKCGSLEDAIDVFQGMESRDRQAWSVMIVAYANHSYGREAISLFEEMKKQGIKPDAITFLGVLYACSHSGMVSEGLQYFDSMRESGINPGVKHYGCVTDLLARSGQLEKAYKFIDELPIKPTAILWRTLLSACGSHGAVDLGKRVFERILELDDTHGGDYVIYSNLCANTGEWEEMNRVRKLMNEKGVVKVPGCSSIEIDNRVHEFFAGDGRHPHARRMVDQVIEQLKLVGYVPNTSQVFHVEMGEEEKATSLRYHSEKLAISFGLLNTSPGTTLRVVKNLRVCPDCHSMAKLVSMLFNRRIILRDLNRFHHFEDGVCSCGDYW